From Candidatus Atelocyanobacterium thalassa isolate ALOHA, a single genomic window includes:
- a CDS encoding NAD-dependent epimerase, translated as MAKILVTGAAGFIGFHLSQYLLKNNNTIIGIDNLNSYYEISLKKARLDQLKTEKKFTFCLVDIADQKHISQIFTEHQFDYVIHLAAQAGVRYSIENPYTYVDSNLTGFINILEGCRHGNIKHLVYASSSSVYGANKKIPFSISDNVDHPLSLYAATKKANELMAYTYSHLYNIPTTGLRFFTVYGPWGRPDMAYFLFTKSILSGQPINVFNQGNMKRDFTYIEDIVEGIAKVIDRIPMSSKTNGLESQVPHKLYNIGNNKPVNLEYFIEVLEECLGCKAVKNYLPMQPGDVPITYADIDDLEKDIGFKPNTDLRVGLEKFVSWYQEYYM; from the coding sequence GTGGCAAAGATATTAGTAACAGGAGCGGCTGGTTTCATTGGATTTCATTTAAGTCAATATCTCTTAAAAAATAATAATACTATTATTGGTATTGATAACTTAAATTCTTATTATGAAATTTCACTTAAAAAAGCGCGTCTCGATCAACTTAAAACTGAAAAAAAATTTACTTTTTGTCTAGTAGACATAGCTGATCAAAAGCATATTTCTCAAATATTTACTGAACATCAATTTGATTATGTAATTCATTTAGCTGCTCAAGCTGGTGTCCGTTATTCTATAGAAAACCCATATACTTATGTAGATAGTAATTTAACTGGTTTTATTAATATTCTAGAAGGATGTCGTCATGGGAATATTAAGCATTTAGTATATGCATCATCCAGTTCTGTATATGGAGCAAATAAAAAAATTCCTTTTTCCATTTCAGATAATGTCGATCACCCCTTAAGCTTATACGCAGCCACAAAAAAGGCTAATGAATTGATGGCATATACATATAGTCATCTATATAATATTCCTACAACAGGGCTACGTTTTTTCACAGTTTATGGTCCTTGGGGAAGACCAGATATGGCGTACTTTTTATTTACAAAATCAATACTGTCAGGTCAACCTATCAATGTTTTCAATCAAGGCAATATGAAGAGAGATTTCACATATATTGAAGACATTGTTGAAGGAATTGCAAAAGTTATAGATAGGATTCCTATGAGTTCTAAAACTAATGGATTAGAATCGCAAGTACCTCATAAACTTTATAATATTGGTAATAATAAACCAGTCAATCTTGAATACTTTATTGAAGTACTAGAAGAATGCTTAGGATGTAAGGCCGTTAAGAACTACTTGCCAATGCAGCCAGGAGACGTACCGATAACTTATGCAGATATAGATGATTTAGAAAAGGATATAGGATTTAAACCTAATACTGACTTAAGAGTGGGTTTAGAAAAATTTGTAAGTTGGTATCAGGAATATTATATGTAA
- a CDS encoding ATP-binding protein: MTFTSTLYLFPVLDLLLTEVPDELKPEIRLGLQEALVNAAKHGNKLDPSKSIIVQFFVNDNDGYSWIISDQGVGFTSCNNHKNPTKKKFPPDDSENGRGFYVLNEIFDHVYWDQKRTQLKLSKQVKKVKITIFSFLTLFLSSFKSKIY; this comes from the coding sequence ATGACTTTTACATCAACATTATATTTATTTCCAGTTCTTGATTTGTTGTTAACTGAAGTCCCGGATGAATTGAAACCAGAAATAAGGCTAGGTTTGCAAGAAGCACTTGTTAATGCTGCAAAACATGGAAATAAACTGGATCCATCAAAATCTATTATTGTTCAATTTTTTGTTAACGACAACGATGGATATTCGTGGATCATATCTGATCAAGGAGTAGGATTTACCTCTTGTAATAATCATAAAAATCCTACCAAGAAAAAATTTCCTCCTGATGATTCTGAAAATGGTAGAGGTTTTTATGTACTGAATGAAATTTTTGATCATGTCTATTGGGATCAAAAGAGAACTCAGCTAAAATTGTCTAAACAAGTTAAAAAAGTCAAAATAACGATTTTCTCTTTTTTGACGTTATTTCTAAGTAGCTTCAAGTCGAAAATTTATTAA